In Mercurialis annua linkage group LG5, ddMerAnnu1.2, whole genome shotgun sequence, a single genomic region encodes these proteins:
- the LOC126683359 gene encoding uncharacterized protein LOC126683359 produces MSFRGRGRGRGGRFGGGGGGGFGFARQEPYVEFPEVELPDRKGVKEERVLVVGNAKLVNFWKSSPYYLEDTSSKKSQNMDVERFSDRGKSKTTLKRDSLGNFLLLQPSNFPKELIAGTKWDRPNPKKVRWDSHSEVQKWDLFEKLEQKYEGRDEKGEKEKKEGDEEEEDDEEEVEDAEEELSDDDYNQNVDFDDDDDDYNDADDGGNDEPEY; encoded by the exons ATGTCATTTAGAGGGAGAGGGAGAGGTAGAGGAGGAAGATTTGGAGGAGGAGGGGGTGGTGGGTTTGGGTTTGCAAGACAAGAGCCTTATGTTGAATTTCCT GAAGTTGAATTACCTGATCGCAAAGGAGTGAAGGAGGAAAGGGTATTAGTTGTTGGAAATGCTAAGCTGGTAAATTTTTGGAAATCCTCGCCTTATTATCTTGAAGATACTAGTTCAAAGA AGAGCCAGAACATGGACGTAGAAAGATTTTCTGACCGGGGGAAGTCAAAGACCACATTAAAACGTGATTCACTTGGAAATTTTCTACTACTCCAGCCTTCGAATTTTCCTAAAGAACTTATTGCAG GGACAAAGTGGGACCGACCAAATCCCAAAAAAGTTCGATGGGACTCGCACTCAG AAGTGCAAAAGTGGGATCTGTTTGAAAAGCTTGAGCAGAAGTATgag GGCCGCGATGAGAAAGgtgaaaaggaaaagaaagaagGCGATGAGGAGGAggaagatgatgaagaagaagtagAAGATGCGGAGGAAGAATTAAGTGATGATGATTATAATCAG AATGTTGATTTTGACGACGACGACGACGATTACAATGATGCGGACGATGGTGGTAATG ATGAACCTGAATATTAG
- the LOC126680188 gene encoding acid phosphatase 1-like, with product MAFFQILFLLTILATTSHGSSESTIPHQIHLLRPQSGSSGHHVPGASCLSWRLGVEMNNIIGWKTVPEKCEGYVGHYMLGHQYRKDSKAVIEEAFRYVESLKLDGDGKDVWVFDIDETTLSNLPYYAHHGFGMEVFNATMFNKWVLTGKAPALPESLSFYKKLVSLGIKIVFITGRAEDQRIVTTNNLKKAGYRHFMKLILKAPLYTGKTAVMYKSNERAKLESKGYRVIGNMGDQWSDILGTNTGNRTFKLPDPMYYIS from the exons ATGGCATTTTTTCAAATCTTATTCCTTTTAACAATCCTAGCAACCACCTCCCATGGCTCATCAGAGTCGACCATCCCCCACCAAATCCATCTTCTCCGGCCACAATCCGGTTCCTCTGGCCACCACGTTCCCGGTGCATCCTGCCTGAGCTGGCGGCTCGGGGTGGAAATGAACAATATAATTGGATGGAAAACGGTTCCTGAAAAATGTGAAGGGTACGTAGGACACTACATGTTAGGTCACCAATACAGAAAAGACTCGAAGGCCGTCATCGAGGAGGCCTTTCGTTACGTCGAAAGCTTAAAGCTCGACGGAGACGGGAAGGATGTTTGGGTTTTTGACATTGATGAGACTACACTCTCTAATCTACCTTACTATGCTCACCATGGATTTGG GATGGAAGTTTTCAACGCCACAATGTTCAACAAATGGGTTCTGACAGGCAAAGCTCCAGCCCTGCCAGAATCTCTGAGCTTTTACAAGAAACTAGTTTCACTTGGGATTAAGATTGTCTTCATAACTGGAAGAGCTGAAGACCAAAGAATTGTCACCACAAACAATCTCAAGAAAGCTGGTTACCGCCATTTTATGAAGCTTATACTCAA GGCACCATTGTACACAGGTAAGACAGCAGTGATGTACAAATCAAATGAAAGGGCAAAACTTGAGAGCAAAGGATACAGAGTGATTGGGAACATGGGAGATCAATGGAGTGATATCTTAGGCACAAATACTGGCAATCGTACATTCAAATTACCTGATCCCATGTACTACATTAGTTAA